The following is a genomic window from Hymenobacter chitinivorans DSM 11115.
CCACGGCCCTGGGCCTGAGTGCCCACCGCTACGGCCTGCTGCCCGCCGACGCGCAGGGCCCGTCGTCCTTCGAGCTGCTGCTCAGCGTCGACCACCAGCAGGCCGTGACGGCGCGACTCACGCACTGCCGGGCCGTCACGGCCGGCGGGGCGCGCATCGAGCTGACCGGCGCGGCCGAGCCGCTCACGTTTCGCACGAGTCTGGCCCAGCTGTTGAGCGAGTTCAACCTGACGGCCACCGAGCAGCTGCGCTTCCACGTGGTGGTGTCGGTGAATCCCTACGTGCGGATTCCGATGGGCGCCCCGGCCCCCGAAGAAATTCCGCCCCGCCACCCGTATACCACGCCCGAATATCAGCTCAGCGTGGTGCCGGCCCTGCAGCTCAACTCCACCCAGGTCAGCTCATTTCACCTGGTAGTGGGCGAGCTGGTGTACCAGGAAGGCGCCCTGCGGCCCGTGGCGCAGTTTATTCCGCCCAGCATGGCGGTGCTCAGCCACCCGGCCCTGCTCAAGTGGCTGCACCAAACCGAGCACCTGCTGCAGGAAATCGAGACGGAAGCTTTCCGGGTGATTCACAAGGTGCGCATGCGGCCCGACAAGAAAAACAACCTCAGCGAGCTGGTGCACCTGGTGGCCGAGCGGCTGGTAACGGCCCTAGCCCAGGAGCTGACCGGCCTGCACTTCACCGCCGCCCAGCAGCCGCCCGTGGAGCTGCTCAGCACCCTGATGCGACTGGCCAAGCAGTTTAAGACTGGTTTGTACTGCCTCACCGAAGCCGAGCGGGAAGAGCTACTAAAGTACTTTGAGCAGTGGTCCGAGATTCTGCCGGCCACCTTGCTCAACTCCCTGCAGGAAGCCACCACCGCCACCTACGACCCCCTGAACGTGCACGGCAGCCTGCAGCAGCACTACGCGCTGTGGCAGCTGGTGGCCACCATTTTCCGCCAGCTCAGCCAGCTCGAGTACATTGGCAAAAACAAGGAGGGCTGGAAAACCTTCATCAACGAAAACCCGGTGGCGGCTTCTACGGCACCCGAAAAGCCCGCCACCCGCTGGAACCCATTCTAGCCCCCTTCCTTTCCCGACCTTCCTCGTTCTTTCATGAAACCCCTCAACCAAGCTGAACGCACCACCCGCCTGTGGAAATTTGCTTTGCTGTATCTGCTGGCCTTGGTTATTCCGGTGACAGCCTGCTACTTCCTGTTTTCGGATGGCACCGTCGCCGCGGAAAACGCCCGGCTGAAGCAGGAGCTGACCCAAACCAAGGATGAGCAGCGCCGCCTGCTGACCCAGATGGACACGCTCACCAAGCACCTGCAGCGCATTGACTTCACCGACCGGCAGCTGCGCTCCGAAGGCAACGACCTGGTCGTGGGAGAGCTCAATAAGCGCGCCCAGGACTATATGAACTCCATTGCACTGTCCCTGAACGAGCTGCGCCGCGACTCGGCCCGGATGCAGATGGTGGCCAACAAACGCATTGCCCAGAACGTGCTGCGCGACTTCGACCTATTCCGCAACAACCGTAGCACCATCGACTTTTTGCGCCAGTCGCTCGACAAGCGCGGCATCGACGTGTCGGGCCGGGAGCAAATGGCCGCCGAACTGGCCCAGACCAAGCAGCTGCTGGCCACCTATCAGGCCGCCGCGGCCAACCGGCCTGCTCCCATGCCGTCCGGGGGCGGCGGCGGTGGGGGCGGCGGAGGCAGCAGCGGGGGCGGCGGGGGCAGTGCCCGCACGGCCGAGCTCCAGCGCAACCTGCTCGACGCCCAGCAGCAGGTCAGCCTGCTCGAAGACAAGGTGACCTTTGCCAACGCCGACTGCCTGCGCCTGCGGGCTGCCGCCGTGGGCGGTAAGCGCCGCCGCGAAATGCTGGAGCAGGCCCGCAAGTCGTACCTGACCATTCTGCAGAACCCCAGCTCCGGCGACATGAAGGAAACGGTGGAGAAAATGGTGGAGGTTATTGACCAGGAACTGAAAAAAGGCATTTTCAACTAAGCGGCTGCCGCCCTGGCCGCGGGGTGGGCAGTCATTTCCGGCCCGCTATGAGCAACGAGTACTACCGTCTTCCCCTCGACTTCGAAACCCTGCTGCAGCGCCGCGCCCTGCCGCGCTGCTCGGAGGAGGAGTCCATTGCCCAGCATCTGTACCTGATGCTGACCACTTACTTCGGCGAGTCGCGCTTCGACCCCACCTTCGGCTGCTTGGTCTGGGAGCAGGATTTTGAGGCCATGACCAACATGCGCTGGAAAGATGCCGTGCAGCGCTCCGTGGAGGAAACCATCCGCAGCCACGAGCCCCGCCTGGAGCAGGTGAAAGTGCTGGTCGGCGTCGACGACTTCGAAATGAAGGGTGTGAGCCAGCGGATCCGAAAACGGCTCGAAGTAACGGTCAAAGCCGTGCTGCACCGCACCAACGAACCGTTCGGCTTCCGCGCCAGCCTGTTTGTGGCGCCTTTATCGGTTAGCTAAATATCCTTTCGTATTTAATTCAGTGCCCGCATGACGCCTTCTGCCGACGATTTCACCAAATCTGCCATCAAGACCCGCCTCACTCACAAAGCCGCCGAGCTTTGGGGCTACAGCGAGGCCGAAATGGAGGGGTTTGATCCGCTGGTGCAGATGCTCATGGAAGCCTGCGCCGTGGAGCTGGAAAAGATTGGGCAGGAAATTCACAGTACCCAGCACCGCCTCGTAGATCGGCTGGCCAGCCTGCTCAACCCCGACGTGGTGGATGCCCCGCGCCCGGCCCATGCCGTGGCGCAGGCTTCGCCCCGCGAAGCCCAGGCCATTCTGCCCGCCGACGCTCAGTTTGTGTACCAGCGCCCGGCCGCCGGCCGCCAGGTCACTACGCATCCGGTGTTCTTTTCTCCGCTCCAAAACACGAGCCTGACCCAGGGCCGGGTGCGCTACCTGGCCACCGATACCACGCTCTGGCAGCTGGAATCGAGCCTGCAGAAGCGGGTGGTGGCTCAGGCCCCCGTAGCCCTGCCCACCGAGCACCGCCGCCTGTGGATTGGCCTGGAGCTGGCCCCGGAAGTAACGTCCCTGGCTAATCTGAGCTTTTACCTGGACTGGGCCAACGAGCCCCAGCGGCCCACCTTTACCTCGTTTCTGCCGGGCGACTCCTGGCGCCTCGACGAAACAGTGCTGACCGTGGAGCCCGGCCTGCACGAAGATGGTGCTGAGGAAACCTTCCTGCACCAGGAGTACGACTTTCTGCAGCGCGTCGAGCAACACGTGCGGGCCGTGTACGCGCCCCATTTCATACGCGTCGGCGGCGGCCCGGCCGCCGATTTGACGGCTTACGTGCCCCGGCCTTACCCAGCGGGGCTGGCCGCCCAGCTGCCGGCCGCCGCGCTGGCCCAGCTTACCCA
Proteins encoded in this region:
- a CDS encoding GPW/gp25 family protein; this encodes MSNEYYRLPLDFETLLQRRALPRCSEEESIAQHLYLMLTTYFGESRFDPTFGCLVWEQDFEAMTNMRWKDAVQRSVEETIRSHEPRLEQVKVLVGVDDFEMKGVSQRIRKRLEVTVKAVLHRTNEPFGFRASLFVAPLSVS